In the Arthrobacter sp. CDRTa11 genome, GCTCTCGGCTGACATTACTTCTTCTTCCTGTTCTTACGTTGTGGCTGGACACGCTGTCCCTTGGCTTCGATGACTGCAGCCGCGGCTGCAGCTTCGGCTTCAACATCCGCCTTTTTCCCGCCCAGGATGGGCAGGGCCGGAAGGCCCTTGGCGGCACGGCGTTCGGCCAGGGCCTTTGCTGCGGGGGATCCCGGCGTCGGCATGCGGCGGATCACGAAGAACTGCTGGGCCATGGTCCAGAGGTTGGTGGTTGTCCAGTAGATCAGGACACCGATGGGGAAGTTGATGCCACCCACGCCGAAGACGATAGGCAGGATGTAGAGCATCATCTTCTGCTGGCGCATGAAGGGGCTGGCCATGGCCTCTTCGGACATGTTCTTGGCCATGATCTGCTTTTGGGTGATGAACTGCGACGCCGTCATGGCCAGGATCATCACAATCGAGAGAACATAAACGGCAACAACGTTGCCCTCGGGATTGTGCAGCAGGGTTGCCGAGAGCGGGGCACCAAAGATGGTGGAGTCATCAAACTGCAGCACCTGGTCATGGCTCATGGCCCCCATGCCCTTGCCCTGGTCCCGGGCGGAACTGATTCCGGAGAGGACCTGGAACAGTGCAAAGAAGAACGGCATCTGGATCAGCATGGGCAGGCAGGCCGAGAACGGGTTGGTGCCGTGCTTCTTGTACATCGCCATCTGTTCCTGCGCCATGGCCTGGCGGGACAGCTGGTCGGTCTTGCCCTTGTACTTGTCCTGGAGCTTCTTCAGATCAGGCTGGAGCAGCTGCATGCCGCGCTGCGCTTTAATCTGCTTGACGAACACTGGGATCAGGGCGGCACGAATGACCAGCACCAGCCCGATGATGGACAGCGTCCAGGTCCAGCCGGAGGCTTCCGGCAGCCCAATGGTGCTCAGGCCCTCATGGAAGCCCACCATAATGACCGACACAAGCCACTTGAACGGAAACATGATTGTTTCAAAGAAGTCCATACGATATCCCTATTCGTCAGGCCGCAAGGCGGCCTTCTCCATCAGTCTGAGCAGCCAGGTACTTGTCCGGATTGTTCAGCACAACAATTGTGGGGGTCTGGTTTTCAGGCCAGTGCCGGTGGCCGGCGGGGACGTGGTCCACACCACCGGCATTCCATGGATGGCAGCGTACAAGGCGGCGGGCTGCGAGCCAGCTTCCCTTGACGGCGCCATGGACGGTGATCGCTTCAAGGGCGTAGGCCGAGCATGAAGGAAAGAAACGGCACACCTGGCCGTACAAGGGGGAAATCACCTTGCGGTACGCCATCAGCAGCAGAATGAGGAGATTGCGGGGCAGGTTCCAGATAGCCCTGCCCAGGACAGCGGGCTGAAGGAAGCGGACGACGGCGGCAGTTACCTTACGCACGCTGTGTCCCTTCCTGTGTTGTACCCGTTGAGCCATTGGCGGCAGCCCGCGGAAGGCGGCTGCCCAACCGGTTCATGTTCGATTCCAGTGCGGCATTGTAATCCGCCAGCAGTTGATCCCAGCTGGCGGCCGCGGACGCGGGCAGCGCCCGGACCACTATGGCAAACCCGGTGCCGTACTCGCGAAGCGAGGCCGCACCGGCTTCTCTCAGTCTCCTCTTAACGAGGTTCCTGACCACAGCGTTCCCGACACCTTTGGAAACGATAAACCCGATCCGGCTGGGTTCGTCGGCAGCAATGGCTGCCGTATATAACACTACGTTCCGGCGCCCATTGCGGACACCGGAACGTACGGTTGTTGAAAAA is a window encoding:
- the yidC gene encoding membrane protein insertase YidC, translating into MDFFETIMFPFKWLVSVIMVGFHEGLSTIGLPEASGWTWTLSIIGLVLVIRAALIPVFVKQIKAQRGMQLLQPDLKKLQDKYKGKTDQLSRQAMAQEQMAMYKKHGTNPFSACLPMLIQMPFFFALFQVLSGISSARDQGKGMGAMSHDQVLQFDDSTIFGAPLSATLLHNPEGNVVAVYVLSIVMILAMTASQFITQKQIMAKNMSEEAMASPFMRQQKMMLYILPIVFGVGGINFPIGVLIYWTTTNLWTMAQQFFVIRRMPTPGSPAAKALAERRAAKGLPALPILGGKKADVEAEAAAAAAVIEAKGQRVQPQRKNRKKK
- the yidD gene encoding membrane protein insertion efficiency factor YidD, translated to MRKVTAAVVRFLQPAVLGRAIWNLPRNLLILLLMAYRKVISPLYGQVCRFFPSCSAYALEAITVHGAVKGSWLAARRLVRCHPWNAGGVDHVPAGHRHWPENQTPTIVVLNNPDKYLAAQTDGEGRLAA
- the rnpA gene encoding ribonuclease P protein component; the encoded protein is MLATRNRLRTSTDFSTTVRSGVRNGRRNVVLYTAAIAADEPSRIGFIVSKGVGNAVVRNLVKRRLREAGAASLREYGTGFAIVVRALPASAAASWDQLLADYNAALESNMNRLGSRLPRAAANGSTGTTQEGTQRA